The Tenuifilum thalassicum genome includes the window AAGCAGGAATGCAACAATAAGCCCCTCAGAAAAAGTATTACCCTTAACATTAAACCGATTTTTAATAGAATCAGAAAAGCCACTGAGCCTTTTCTCCAGGTCGAAAATAGTGCCAGATACAGCACCAAGAATGAGGCTAAAAATTACTAGCAAAGGTTTCTCGGTTTTTAGAGCCATTGAAAAACCAAGCACCAAGGTGAAGAGCCCAACAACTTGAAAGAAAACTTTAGAATACCGCTCTGGTAACTTTGACCCAATTATAAGGCCTAAAGTCCCTCCTACTAGAATTGCGCCAACATTTATAAGAGTACCAAGTAGCATATATTTTTTTCTTTGCTAAAATATGATGATTATTATATTATGAACAAATGTTAACAAAAAAATTAAACCGAATTTAAGAAAGTTTGTATATTTGAAATACTAAACTAAGACGAACATGCCCCTACCCAAGAGCAACCGAATGCAATTTAGCCTTTTAAAGAAAAGCGAAATAATTGATTTCGTTGAGCTAAACATTACCGGGGATGCTGAAAACTATATACGGTGCGATGAGGAATCGTATTTTATCCAGACCAATGTTTTTAACATCTTTGCAGGTTGCTTTGAGCGTAGTCATCATCTATTTGACTACATTTCACCCGTCATGTATAATGCCAGGCGGTTTATTCCATTAAGGAATGAGCTTCTTGCCAACCTTGAGCAACTCCTTGTTATAAAGAATGTTGCCCAGTTTCAAAATTACCTGAGCCAAATCTTTTTGGGTAACGATTTATTAGAGGTTCTAGCATCAATTGACCCTGATTATGAAAAGCATTGGAAAGGATACATACGTCGGCTTATTCAGGTAAACCGACATATTATGCGTTTAATTGACCAATGCATCGACGAGGAACGAGTACTATGGGTTATTCCTTACTAAAGAACCTGAAAGCCAATTCGTTTTAATATCGCATTATTAACATTACAGGAACTTACAATGTAGGCCGAAAAATCGCGACGGTACTTATATGTATTCCTAAACTCCTCAAACAATTGACTATTGCTTCTAATATCATCAGCATCAATGTTGTAAGTTTTTTGAATAAGGTCGAATAGGCCAATATTACCTTTTATTGTAAACTTCTCATTAAGAGGGTTTGGATTAGGCCACCAGTCAACCAATCCGAGCTTGAAGAATCGGCTAACCGCTTCAACAGCCATCTTGGTTGCCATTACCTTTCCTTCCAGCGAATAACCAGCAATATGAGGTGTTGCAACTATAGCCCTTTTAGCAAGTTCAACCAATAGGTTGGGTTCATTTTCCCATACATCGATAGCGGCATCAGCTTTGGGGTTTTCACGCAGAAACGTTAATAACGCCCCCTCGTCAATCACCCCTCCACGCGAGGAATTGACAAACAGCGCATTAGGCTTGCAAAGCTGCAAGCTGGTTTCGTTTAGCATATGATAGGTAGGATATTTACCTGATTTGGTCAGCGGAACGTGAAAAGTAATGATATCGGCAATGCCAAGTAGCTCTTCAAGGCTAAGAAAATCGGGAAGGTTTTCGTGTTCGTCTCTTGGGGGGTCGCAGCAAATCACTTTCATTCCAAAGGCCCTACCCAGCTCTACCACTTTTTGTCCAACATTTCCCACCCCTACTACTCCAAGAGTTAGCGTTTCAGGATTACGTTCTCTGCTTTTTATCCATTTAACAATTGCAGCTCCCACCCATTGCTGAACTGCTGCAGCATTACAGCCTGGCGCTGTAGCCCAACTTATTCCGTTTGCTGTACAGTAATCAATATCGATATGGTCGTAACCAATGGTGGCCGAAGCTATCAGCTTAACCTTTGTACCAAATAGTAATTCATCATTACACTTAGTGCGGGTTCGTACAATAAGCGCATCAGCATCTTTAACATCACGCTTACCTATCTCATTTCCAGAAAGGTAAACAACATCAGCAAAAGGTTCAAAAACTCCTTTTAGAAAGGGAATATGGGTATCGGCAACAATTTTCATAGGGAATCAATTTCGAGGCAAATTTATCAATTTATTGTCGATTCACTTTCCTTAAGTAATAAAGGAAAATTTAAAAAATAAGGTTAACCCTAACGGTTGCTTCCAAGAGACCATTGAATGCTAAGCAGGAATTGCCTGGGTTGAACAAAATAGATAGTTCTAGAAATTTGGCTATCGGAAGTGTATAGCTGAACAAATTGTTTTGAATCAAACACATTCCTAACTCTAAACTCAATATCAAATCTGCTTTTTTTAGGTTTGTATTTATAATACAAATTTGTCATTAATGCTGAATTTGTTCCCAAAAGCTCTGATTTTGTGTAGTACCAGTTGGTTTGCTCGCCAATTATGTGACTTTTCTTTATGTAAATGAAAAAATTAAA containing:
- a CDS encoding 4-phosphoerythronate dehydrogenase, giving the protein MKIVADTHIPFLKGVFEPFADVVYLSGNEIGKRDVKDADALIVRTRTKCNDELLFGTKVKLIASATIGYDHIDIDYCTANGISWATAPGCNAAAVQQWVGAAIVKWIKSRERNPETLTLGVVGVGNVGQKVVELGRAFGMKVICCDPPRDEHENLPDFLSLEELLGIADIITFHVPLTKSGKYPTYHMLNETSLQLCKPNALFVNSSRGGVIDEGALLTFLRENPKADAAIDVWENEPNLLVELAKRAIVATPHIAGYSLEGKVMATKMAVEAVSRFFKLGLVDWWPNPNPLNEKFTIKGNIGLFDLIQKTYNIDADDIRSNSQLFEEFRNTYKYRRDFSAYIVSSCNVNNAILKRIGFQVL